The DNA window GACGGCCACACCGATCCCGCCGGTGAAGATGTTGGACGGGTCGAAGGTCTCGACCGCGATGCCGTCCGCGCCGCCGGTCGCGAAGATGACGACGTCGAGCACGACGACCACGAGGATCTCGAGGGTCAGGGCGATGCCGAGCACCTTCGCGCTCAGGTCGATGTGGCGGTAGCCGAGCACGGCGACGATCGCCATGGTCGCGAAGGAGTACAGCCACCAGGGCAGGCTCGGGCCGCCGAAGAAGGTGACGAGGTCGTCGAGTGCCCACCCCATGTAGCCGTAGACACCGACCTGGATCGCCGTATAGGCGACGAGTGCGGTGAACGCGGAGCCGAGGCCGAGTCGTGAGCCGAGTCCGGCCGTGACGTAGGAGAAGAACGCGCCGGCCTCGCGGACGAACGGCGTCATGGTCACGAAGCCGACGGAGAAGACGAGGAGGATGACGGCGGCGAGCGCGAAGCCGATCGGGGCCCCGGCGCCGTTGCCGGTGCCGATCGCGATGGGGACGTTGCCGCCGATGACGGTGAGGGGTGCGGCGGCGGCGATCACCATGAAGACGATGGAACCGGTGCCGAGTTGGCCGTCGAGGCGCTGGCGCGGCTCGGCGATGGGGTTGACGGTCATGAGGTCACTTTCCGGGGGAGTCGGGGGACTCGGGAGGGGGAGCGGACGGGGTCGTTCAGTACAGCTCGGCGCGGCGGTCGGCGAGGTAGGGGTTCTCCTGCCTGGCGCGCCTGGTGGCCTCCGGATCGATCGTGGCGATCATGAGGCCGGTGGAGTCCGCGTCGAGGGCGTCGAGGACGACGCCGTCCGGGCCGACGATGCTGCTGCGGCCGACGTAGGTGAGGTCGCCTTCGGACCCGACACGGTTGACGTAGACGAGGGGGGTCTGGTTCTCCCAGGCGCGCACCGGGATGAGGCGCTCGGCGATGTGCGCGTACGGCTCCATCTGTGCGGTCGGGACGATCACGACGTCGGCACCGTCGAGGGCCGCTGCGCGGACGGTCTCGGGGAACTCGACGTCGTAACAGATGAGCACGGCGATGCGGACGCCGTTCAGCTCGACGATTGGCGGCAGGGTGTCGCCGGCGACGAAGAGGTGCCGGTCGAGGTCGCCGAACAGGTGCGTCTTCCGATACCGGAGCAGCTCCGTACCGTCGGCGTCGATGAGGACGAGCGCGTTCGCGACGCCGCCGCTCGGGACGGGCTCGGGGAGGCCGGCGAGGATCGCGATGCCGACCTCCACGGCGATCGAGGCGACCCGGTCGACCAGCTCCGGCGTGGCGAGCGGGGCCAGCCGGTCGCCGAGGTTGTACCCGGTGACGAACATCTCGGGGGTGACGAGCAGATCCGCGCCACGATCGGATGCGCGTCGGGCGGCGTCGGCGATGAGGGCGAGGTTCGCCTCGACGTCTCCGAGGACGCCGTGGTGCTGCAGTCCGGCGACGGTCAGGGTCATGGCGGTGTACTCCTCGAGTGGGGCGGGCGGATGTGTCCAGTAAACAGCTCAAAATGATCTGTTTGATGTCCATCGTGTTGCAATCCGGTTTCGCCCACAAGTGGCGGGCGACATACTGAGGGCGTGCTCACCCTCCCTGTCGACGTCCCGATCGTGCTCGGTGCGTTCGGCGGCCTGTCCTCCATCGAGCTCACCGCGACCGTGAGCGACCTGGGTGGCCTCGGTTCCTTCGGGCTCTACGGCTACGACGCCGAGCGCATCGAGCGGACGGCCTCCGAACTCCGCCGGCGGACCGACGCGCCTTTCGCTCTGAACCTGTGGCTGCCGACGGGGGACGAGGTGGAGCCCGAGGGCTCCGATGACGCCTTCCAGGCCGCGGTCGCCGCCCTCCGGCCCGTGTTCGACGAGCTGTCGCTCGAGGAGCCGGTGCGTCCGACGCGATACACCCCGCCGTTCGACGAGCAGATCGCCGCGGTCCTGGAGGCGCGACCCGCCGTGGTGAGCTTCGTCTTCGGCGTCCCGCCCCGTCCCGTGGTGGACGCCGCGCACGAGCGGGGGATCGCCGTGGTCGGGACGGCGACCACGGTCGCCGAAGGACTCGCCCTGCAGGAGGGCGGCGTCGATGTCGTCGTCGGCACCGGGATGGAGGCCGGCGGGCACCGTGTCTCGTTCCTGCGCCCGGCCGAGGATTCGCTCGTCGGCCTCGTCGCCCTGATCCCGCAGCTCGTCGACGCTCTGGACGTCCCGGTGATCGCGGCCGGTGGCATCGCCGACCGGCGCGGTGTCGCCGCCGCGCACGCGCTCGGTGCGTCTGGCGTCCAGGTCGGCACCGCCTTCCTCCGAACGGGTGTCTCCGCCGCGACCGAGGAGCATCGTGCGGCCATCGTGTCGACACCGGCTGACGGCACGGTGCTGACGCGGGCGATGAGCGGTCGGCTCGGCCGGGGCATCCCCAACCGTGTGCTGCGGGAGATCGAGGCGTCGGGGGTCATCGGTCCGTTCCCGATCCAGAACTGGCTGACCGGCCGGTTCCGCACCGTCGCGTCCGAGCGTGGCCTCGCCGACCTCCAGGGGTTCTGGTCAGGTCAGGCGGCGCTCCTGACGCGCGACCGGGCCGACGCCGCGGCGGTCTTCGCGGAACTCGCGGCGGGCTTGCCGGTCCCACCCAGGGGACCCTGACCCCGGTCGGCACCGCACGCAGGACCGCGTAAGCTGGAGGGGACTTCCTGCAAGAGATGAGACGTTCACCGTGCCCAGCATCCCGTTCGACGGCGCCAAGCACGATCGGTACTGGATGGTCCCGATCCTGCGCGCGGTGGTCGCGCTCGCCACGGCCGGGGTCGTCACCTTCACGCAGGGTCACTCCTCGCAGTTCGGGCTGATCGTCTTCGGCGTCTTCGCGCTGCTCTCCGGTGCGATCGTCGCGGTGTTCGCCTTCCCGAACTTCTCCGACACCGTCACCCGGGCGTTCTTCCTCGGCCAGGGCGTGATCGGCGTCGTCACGGGCGTGTTCGCGCTCATGGTCAGTGGCGGTGGCCTGAGCATCTTCCTCTACGTCGTCACCCTGTGGGCCGCGCTGACCGGGTTCCTCGAGCTGTACAGCGGCATCCGTTGGCGCGGACGCCTCGCTGCGGCGAAGGACTGGACGGCTGTCGGCGCCTTCACCGTGCTGCTGGCCCTCGCGACGCTCCTCGTCCCGCCTGGCCTCGAGCAGCGTTTCGCCGCCCCGGGAGGTGTCGAAGGTGTCCTCCGTGCGGACATCGTCGTCGTCGGCCTCGTCGGGGCTTACGCCGCCATCATCGGCGTCTACCTCGTCATCGGCGGGCTCTCGCTGCGGTGGGCGGGCAACCGCCCGGCTGTCGCCCCGGCCTCCGACGACACCAACGGCACGGTTGGAGCCGCATCATGAGCAAGCCCAACCGAGACGACGTCCTGCGTCCCATCGAACTCCTCGTGCTCTCGGGCGTGATGGGCGTCTTCACGGGCGTCGTCGTCCTGATGTCCACCCGCGAGATCGTCCTGTCGCTGATCGGTCTCGGCATCGCGTTCATCGCCTCGCTCGTGGTGCTGGCGATGCTGGCGCTGGCCGTGAAGCCCGACTTCCAGGAGAAGCTCGACCTCGACGAGCAGGACGGCGACGACAAGCGTCCGCCGCGGCCCTCCGGCCACTGACCCGCCGCCGGCCCGGCCCGTCTGGTCCCTGAGCTTGTCGAAGGGCGCGCCCGCTCCCTGAAGCGACTCCGGTCCCTGAGTCGCCCCGTCGGTCCCTAAGCCTGTCGAAGGGCCGCCCCGCGACAGGCTCGGCGCCCGGTCTCCCGTCGCCGAGCCTGTCGGTGTGTCCTACGGCAGGTAGTCCACGAGGTCGTCGGACAGTCCGAGGTACGTCGCCGGGGTGAGCTCCAGCAGACGCTGCTTGGCGGCGTCCCCGATGTCGAGTCGACCGACGAACTCGACGAGTTCCGCCTGGCCGAGCCGCTTCCCGCGGGTGAGTTCCTTGAGCAGCGCGTACGGGTCCTCGATGCTCGAGCGACCGGCGGTCACTTCGGCGCGGATGACCGTCTGGATCGCTTCGGCGAGCACCTCCCAGTTGTGGTCGAGGTCGTTCGCGAGCACGTCTTCCGCGAGGTCGATCTGGCCGAGCCCGCCGAGGATGTTGTCGAGGGCCAGCAGGGAGTGGCCGAACCCGACGCCGATGTTGCGCTGGGCGCTCGAGTCGGTGAGGTCGCGCTGCAGGCGGGAGGTGACGAGCGTCGCGGCGAGGGAGTCCAGGATCGCGCTCGACAGTTCGAGGTTCGCCTCGGCGTTCTCGAAGCGGATCGGGTTCACCTTGTGCGGCATGGTCGACGAGCCGGTGGCTCCGGCGACGGGGATCTGGCGGAAGTAGCCGATGGAGATGTAGGTCCAGATGTCCGTGGCGAGGTTGTGGAGCACGCGGTTCGCGTGGGAGATCTTGCCGTAGAGCTCCGCCTGCCAGTCGTGGGACTCGATCTGCGTCGTCAGCGGGTTCCAGTCGAGCCCGAGACCCTCGACGAACTCCCGGGAGATGGTGGGCCAGTCGGCTTCGGGGTCGGCGACCACGTGTGCGGCGAAGGTGCCGGTGGCGCCGGAGAACTTGCCGAGGTACTCGTTCGCCTCGATCTGCCGGGCGATGCGCTCGAGCCGGTAGACGGTGACGGCGAGTTCGCGGCCCATCGTCGTCGGGGTCGCGGGCTGGCCGTGCGTGCGGGCGAGCATGGGGACGGCGCGGAAGTCGACGGCCTTGGTGCGGAGGGCGTCGAGCACGAGCCGGAGCTTCGGCAGCCAGATGGACTGGACGGCCTGTGACACGGTGAGCGCGTAGGAGAGGTTGTTGATGTCCTCGCTCGTGCAGGCGATGTGGGTGAGTTCGGCGATGCGGTCGAGTCCCAGTTCGGACAGGCGGTGGCGCACGAGGTACTCGACGGCCTTCACGTCGTGGCGCGTGACGGCTTCCTTCTCGGCCAGCCAGTCGATGTCGGCCTGACCGAACTCCAGGTAGAGGGCGCGGAGGCGCTCGACCTCGACCGGCGAGAGCGGGGCGGACCCGAACATGGAGTGCTCGGTGAGGTAGATGAGCCACTCGACCTCGACCTGCACGCGAGCGCGGTTGAGGCCGGCCTCCGAGAGGTATTCGCCGAGCGCCGTGACGGCGGGGCGGTAGCGGCCGTCGAGCGGGCTGAGCGGCTGGGCGGGGAATTCGGTCATGGGGTGGCTCCCTGGGTCAGTGCTGGTTCGAGCTGGTGGAAGAGGGATCGGCAGGCATGGTCGATCATGCCGAGGACGGTTTCGAACATCTGCTCGTCCGAGTAGTAGGGGTCGGGGACGTCGCGCGTTCCGGCGGTGTTGTCGAAGCTCAGCAGCAGATGCACCTTGGAGCGGTCGGCGTCGTCGCTCGCCCAGGCGCGGAGGATGCGTTCGTGGCTGCGATCGAGCGCGACGACGAGGTCGTAGCTGTGGAAGCGGTCGGGGTCGAACTGCTTGGCGCGGTGGGCGGTGGCGTCGTGGCCGTGGGCCCGGAGGGCGGCGACGGTCCGGTGGTCGGCGTGCTCGCCGACGTGCCAGTCGCCGGTGCCCGCGGAGGAGACCTCGACGAGCTGTTCCAGACCGGCGGCCGCGACGAGGTCGGTGAACACGCTCTCCGCCATCGGGGATCGACAGATGTTGCCCGCGCAGACGAAGCACACGCGGAACGGGGTGGTGCCGGGGTCGGCCTCCCCGAGGGTGTTCATGCGTCTATTCTGGCCGACCGCGCCCGGGCCGTCGAACTGTTCCCGTCAGACTCCTCCACACCTCGCCGCCGGCACGGCCGCTCCACAACGGGCGGTCGCCGAAGCCTGGCGGATCCGCGGGTTTGCCAGAGTCGGCCGTGATGCCGGCGGTGAGCGGGCGAAAGGTGAGTGGACATGGCAGTTGACTACGACTCTTGGACGATGGGCTCTTGGTCGCCTCAGACAGCAGAGGAGGCCCTAGCGGTGCTCGAAGCGCGGGCGCGGTGTGTTCAGGCTGTCCTGAGTGCGCTCGACACCGGCATCGCCGGCTTCGTGCGCAGCCGATCCGGGCTGGACTGGGTGGGGCCCGCGGCGTTGGAGTTCTCCTGGGCAGCCGACGACCTCGTCCGACAGTTGCGGGAGGCTTCGTCGGCGCTCGACGAGGCGCTCCGGAGGTCGCGTGGAGCAGCTTCGGCCATCTCTGCCGGGATCGACGGATGAGTGACGACATCGTGCTCCGTGGCGGTGGGGTGGTCGCTGTCGCTACGGACGGCCATCTCGATCTCGCGCGCGTCCTGGCCTGGCTCGCAGCTTCGTGCGAGGAGTGGGGCGGACAACTCGACACGGTGGGCCAGATGGACACCTCACGCGCGCCAACGGGACCACTCCTGGTTCCGCAGCTCGACGGGGAGGCAGGACGAGAGGCTGTCGAGCGTGCGGCAGCCAAGCTCCGGCACGCAGCCGGCGATGCGAGCCATCTCGGTGGTCGACTCGTCCTGTCTGCTGAAGCGTACGGCGACATCGAGCGCATGGTCGCCTCGCTGTTCGAACTGACCGACGGCGCGAACGCTTGGGTCTCGGGCGCGTTGCCAGTGAGCTGGGTACCGGGAGCCGTTGGTGTCGGTGCCGTCCTGCTGCTCGGGACGCTCGTCCGCGCGGCTGTCGGCGCAGTGTCGCGGGAGGCAGGAGAGCAGTTCGATGCCGCCACCGAGAAAGGTCTGCGTGATCTGATGGCGACACCGCTTTTCGCGGACGCGGTGCGCCGCATCGTCTCGTCGGCCGATGAATGGCTCGTCGGGGCCGGCGGCATCCCAGCCGGCATCGTGTCCATACTGGCCAGCGCTGAGGGCGTGCCGGGCGTTGCGCTGGCCGCGTTGGTGGTCGCGCGCACCGCCGATGGAACCGGGCTCTTCACCGCAACAGGAGTGCGCGCATCCGCTGCTCCTTCGTCGGAGGATGACGACGGTAGGGTCCCTCCACCGACGACCTACGAGGAACTCGCCAGACGGATGCCACACGGTGGTGACGGGAGCCCGCAGATCCGGATCGAGCGGCACGTCGACGCCGCAGGGGCGGAGCAGTGGATCGTCTGGTCGGGCGGGACGATCGACACCGGCTTCCCGACGAGCGGCTCGGAGCCGTGGGACAACCGGAGCAACCTGTACGGCGTCGCCGCCTCCGCGCTCCCGGGTCTCGCTGCCGACAGCACCAGGGCGACCCTCCAGGCCATGGAACTCGCGGGCGTCCCCAAAGGGGCATCGGTCCTCCACGTCGGCTACTCGCAGGGTGGGATCGTCGCAGCGGCCATCGCAGCAAGCGGCGACTACGATTCATCGCTCGTCACCTTCGGCTCACCGGTCGACACGGTCGTCTTCGACGAGGACGTGCCGCGGGCGCACTTCGAGCACACCGAAGATGTCATACCGGCGTTGTCGGGGCGGCACGAGGGCCAGCCTGCTGGAGGAACTGTCATCAGCCGGTCTCTGTACGACGGTGCGGCTCCACCGAGTGGAGACGACCCACTCCCGGCCCACGGGCTTGAGAACTACCAGAACACGGCCCGATTGGCAGATACCTCAGCGGATCCACGCCTGCGAAACGTCATCGGGCCACTCGCTGAGCTGGCGGACGACGGTCGGTCATCGCAGTATCGGGCGGAGCGGGTGGAGTGATCCGCCGCCGCTCCCGCCGACGGGTCAGACCCGCGTCCGTCAGTCGCGCTTCTTCGGGCGGATGATGATGCCGAGCAGCCAGTTCACGATGGAGATGACGATCGCGCCGAGGACACCCCACCAGAACCCGTCGACGCTCAGGCCGAATCCGAACCAGCCGCTGATGCCCGCGGTGATGAGCAGGAGGAGGCCGTTGATGAGCAGGCCGATCAACCCGAGCGTCAGGATGTACAGCGGGAAGGCGAGCACCTTGATGACCGAGCCGATGATCGTGTTGACGATCGCGAAGATCAGCGCGACCAGCGCATAGGTGAGGACGATCTCGAGCGTGCCGCCCGGCGCGTAGGGGGTCATGTGCACGCCCGAGACCAGCAGGGTCGTGACCCAGATGGCGAAGGCGTTGGCGAGCAGGTTCAGCAGAAAACGTCCCATGGGGGCCATCCTCCCACTCCCGTAGCGCCCACGACAGGGCCGGTCTGGGCAAGCGCACTGCATTCCGCCGCGGGTATCCGTCGCGCCCTAGACTCGTCGGGTGAGTGAGAACCCGCCTACCACCGCCCAGCCGGCCGCTCAGCCGGGCCGGAGCCCGGTCCGTCTCCGCCCCGAGATCGCCGATCTGCCGCCCTACCGCCAGGGCAAGCCCGCAGCACCCGACGCGTTCAAGCTCTCCAGCAACGAGGTCCCGTTCCCGCCGCTCGACGCCGTCCTCACGGCGATCACCGACACCGCGGCGCACGCCCACCGCTACCCCGACGGTGCGGCCCTGGCGCTGCGCACGGCGCTCGCCGAAGCGAACGGCGTGACGCCCGAACGCATCCACATCGGTGCCGGTTCGGTCGCGCTGCTCAGCCAGTTCATCACCGCGACCGCGGGTCCGGGCGACGAGGTCGTCTTCGCCTGGCGGTCCTTCGAGGCCTACCCGGGTCTCGTCACCGTCGCCGGCGCCACCTCCGTCCCCGTCCCGAACCGGGCCGACGGCTCCCACGACCTCGACGCGATCGCCGCCGCCGTCACCGACCGCACCCGGGTCGTCATCGTCTGCACCCCGAACAACCCGACGGGCACCGTCGTCGGACGCGAAGCCTTCGAGACGTTCCTCCGCGCGATCCCCTCCGACGTCCTCGTCCTCCTCGACGAGGCCTACCGCGAGTTCGTCACCGACGACGACGCCGTCAACGGGATCCCGCTCCTCGACGCCCACCCGAACCTCGTCGTGCTCCGCACCTTCTCCAAGGCCTACGGACTCGCCGGCCTGCGCGTCGGCTGGGCGATCGGTCACGAGCTCGTCCTCGACGGCGCCCGCAACGCAGCCATCCCGCTCTCGAGCACGGCCCCCGCACAGCAGGCGGCCATCGCCGGACTCGCGAACGCCGACGACATCCGTGCGCGCGTCGCCGTCATCACCGAACGACGCGACGCGCTCGCCGATGCGCTGCGCGAGCAGGGCTGGTTCATCCCCGAGGCCCAGGGCAACTTCGTCTGGTTCGGCCTCGGTTCGCACGCTGCGGCGGCGAACGAGGTCTTCCTCGCCCACGGCATCGTGGGACGCGCCTTCCCCGGCGACGGCGTCCGCATCTCCATCGGCGAGGCGGAGTCGATCGAGCCGCTCCTCGCCGCGACCGCCGAGATCCTCGCCGCACTGCCGGCCGACCACCCGACACGAGAGGGAGTGCGCTCACGATGAGCCGTTCCGGAGACGACCCCACCGTGCCCAGCGTCCAGTTCATCGACGCCGCCGGCACCTTCGCGCCGAACGAGCACGCGGAGCGATACCAACCGTTCGTCGATCGCCTCACCGAGACCGATCTGCAGCAGTTCTACCGCGACATGGCGAACGTCCGCGCCTTCGACATCGAGGCGACGAACCTGCAGCGCCAGGGACAGATGGCGTTGTGGCCGCCGTCCCACGGTCAGGAGGCCGCGCAGGTCGGTTCCGCCCGGGCGGCGCGCGCGCAGGACCACATCTTCCCCTCCTATCGGGAGCACGTCGTCGCCATGATCCGCGGCGTCGACCCCATCGACATCGTGCGACTCATGCGCGGCAACACCCACGGTGGCTGGGACCCGGCAGACCCGTCGAACGGCAACGTGCACCTGTACACGCTGGTGCTCGCCGCGCAGACGCTGCACGCCACCGGCTACGCCATGGGCATGACCTTCGACAAGGTCGTCGGTACCGGCGACCCCGAGCGGGACGCCGCGGTCCTCGTCTACTTCGGTGACGGCTCGAGCTCGGAGGGCGACGCGAACGAGGCGTACATCTACGCCGCCAGCTACCAGACCCCGCAGGTGTTCTTCCTCCAGAACAACCAGTGGGCGATCTCCGTCCCCGTCTCGCGTCAGGCGCGCGAACCGTTGTACCAGCGCGCGGCGGGCTTCGGCCTGGACAGCGTCCGCATCGACGGCAACGACGTCCTGGCGAGCTATGCCGCGGCGGCGAAGCACCTCGACGACGCCCGCGCCGGCCGTGGTCCGAGCCTCATCGAGGCGATGACCTACCGCATCGGCGCGCACACCACGAGCGACGACCCGACCAAGTACCGGACGGACGACGAGCTGCAGTCGTGGATCGCCCGCGACCCGATCATCCGGTTCAAGACGTACCTGCGAGGGCTCGGCGCGTCCGACGCGTTCTTCGCCGAGGTCGACGAGGAGGCCGCTGCCCTCGCCGAGGACACCCGCGTCAGGACCCTGGCCCTCGAAGCACCGGGGCGCGGGCTCATCTTCGACGGTGTCTACTCCGAACCGCACCCGCTGATGGCCGAGCAGCAGGCTTGGCTCGAACGCTACGAGGCCTCGCTCGAAGGGGGCAACGCATGACGATCACCACCATGCCGATGGCGAAGGCGCTGAACGCCGGTCTCCGCAAGGCGATGACCGAGAACGACAAGGTCCTGCTCATGGGCGAGGACATCGGCCCGCTCGGCGGTGTCTTCCGCGTCACGGAGGGGCTGCACGCCGAGTTCGGCGGCGACCGCGTCCTCGACACCCCGCTCGCGGAGTCCGGCATCGTCGGGACGGCGATCGGTCTCGCGATGCGCGGCTACCGGCCCGTGTGCGAGATCCAGTTCGACGGATTCGTGTTCCCGGCCTTCAACCAGATCACGACGCAGCTCGCCAAGCTGACCAATCGTCACGAGGGCAAGCTGCAGATGCCCGTCGTCATCCGGATCCCGTACGGCGGGCACATCGGTGCGGTGGAACACCACCAGGAGAGCCCGGAAGCCTACTTCGCCCACACGGCCGGCCTCCGGGTCGTGAGCCCGTCGACGCCGAACGACGCGTACTGGATGATCCAGGAGGCGATCGCGTCGAACGACCCCGTCGTCTTCCTCGAGCCGAAGAGCCGCTACTGGCCGAAGGGCGAGGTCGACCTCGACGGCTCGGCCGCCCCGCTCCACGGCAGCCGCGTCGTCCGCACCGGCACGGAGGTCACGCTGGCCGGCCACGGTGCCATCGTGAGTGTCATGCTCCAGGCCGCCGAACTCGCCGCAGCCGAGGGGACGAGCGTCGAGGTCGTCGACATGCGATCGCTGTCACCCGTCGACTACGACCCGCTCGTCGAGTCCGTCCGTCGCACCGGCCGGCTGGTCTACGTGCAGGAGGCGCCCGGTTTCACGAGCGTCGGCTCGGAGGTCGCGGCCACGGTCACCGAGCGTGCGTTCTATTCGCTCGAGGCACCCGTCCTGCGGGTGTCCGGGTTCGACACCCCGTTCCCGCCGGCGAAGCTCGAAGGCGTCTACCTCCCGGATGCCGACCGCATCCTCGAGGCGGTCGACCGCTCGTTGGCCTACTGAACATCGAAGGAAGACGAGGAACCACGATGAGTGATCTCCAGTTCGAACTGCCGGACGTCGGCGAAGGCCTGACCGAGGCCGAGATCGTCGCTTGGAAGGTCGCGCCCGGCGACACCGTGTCGGTGAACCAGGTGCTGGTCGAGATCGAGACCGCGAAGTCGCTCGTCGAACTCCCGTCCCCGTTCGCCGGCACCGTCGGCGCGCTGCTGGTCGACGAGGGACAGACCGTCGACGTCGGGACGCCGATCATCAGCGTGACCTCGGGTGACGCCGCGGCACCCGCCGAGTCGACCGCCCCCGCCCCCGCCGGAGCGACCGAATCGGAGGCTGCCACCCTGGCCGCGGACACCGCCGCGAGCGTCTCCCCGGCCGAAGAACCGCGCCCCGGCGCCGTGCTCGTCGGGTACGGCAGCGCCGGCGCGACGTCCAGTCGTCGTCGTGGACGCGGCGCGACCCCGGTGATCGAGCCGGCGAGCCCTGCCGTCAGCCCGACGCCGCCCGTGCGCCGTCAGCCTCCGACGAGCATCCCGGCCGCTTCGGCACTGCCCGTCATCGCGAAGCCGCCGATCCGGAAGCTGGCGAAGGACCTCGAGGTCGACCTCACGACGATCGAGGGCACGGGACTCGCGGGCGAGATCACCCGCGACGACGTCATCCGCGAGGCCAGCCAGGCGAGCGTCTTCCGCAACATCGAGACGCCGGAGTGGGCGGACGAGCGCGAGGAGCGGATCCCCGTCAAGGGCGTCCGTAAGGCGATCGCGACCGCCATGACGCGGAGCGCGTTCACCGCGCCACACGTCTCCCTCTTCGTCGACGTCGATGCGACCCGCACGATGGAGTTCGTCAAGCGCCTCAAGAACTCGACGGACTTCGCGGGTGTCAAGGTCTCGCCGCTCCTCATCATGGCGAAGGCGATGATCTGGGCGGTGCGGCGCAACCCGACCGTCAACAGTGAGTGGACGGACCAGGAGATCATCGTCCGCCACTACGTCAACCTCGGCGTGGCCGCCGCGACCCCTCGCGGGCTCATCGTGCCGAACGTCAAGGAGGCGCAGGCGATGAGTCTGCTCGAGCTCGCACGGGCCCTCGAGACCCTGACGCTCACCGCTCGCGACGGGAAGACGCCACCGGCCGATCAGCAGAACGGCACGATCACGGTGACCAAC is part of the Plantibacter sp. Leaf314 genome and encodes:
- a CDS encoding carbon-nitrogen hydrolase family protein; the encoded protein is MTLTVAGLQHHGVLGDVEANLALIADAARRASDRGADLLVTPEMFVTGYNLGDRLAPLATPELVDRVASIAVEVGIAILAGLPEPVPSGGVANALVLIDADGTELLRYRKTHLFGDLDRHLFVAGDTLPPIVELNGVRIAVLICYDVEFPETVRAAALDGADVVIVPTAQMEPYAHIAERLIPVRAWENQTPLVYVNRVGSEGDLTYVGRSSIVGPDGVVLDALDADSTGLMIATIDPEATRRARQENPYLADRRAELY
- a CDS encoding nitronate monooxygenase family protein: MLTLPVDVPIVLGAFGGLSSIELTATVSDLGGLGSFGLYGYDAERIERTASELRRRTDAPFALNLWLPTGDEVEPEGSDDAFQAAVAALRPVFDELSLEEPVRPTRYTPPFDEQIAAVLEARPAVVSFVFGVPPRPVVDAAHERGIAVVGTATTVAEGLALQEGGVDVVVGTGMEAGGHRVSFLRPAEDSLVGLVALIPQLVDALDVPVIAAGGIADRRGVAAAHALGASGVQVGTAFLRTGVSAATEEHRAAIVSTPADGTVLTRAMSGRLGRGIPNRVLREIEASGVIGPFPIQNWLTGRFRTVASERGLADLQGFWSGQAALLTRDRADAAAVFAELAAGLPVPPRGP
- the purB gene encoding adenylosuccinate lyase; this translates as MTEFPAQPLSPLDGRYRPAVTALGEYLSEAGLNRARVQVEVEWLIYLTEHSMFGSAPLSPVEVERLRALYLEFGQADIDWLAEKEAVTRHDVKAVEYLVRHRLSELGLDRIAELTHIACTSEDINNLSYALTVSQAVQSIWLPKLRLVLDALRTKAVDFRAVPMLARTHGQPATPTTMGRELAVTVYRLERIARQIEANEYLGKFSGATGTFAAHVVADPEADWPTISREFVEGLGLDWNPLTTQIESHDWQAELYGKISHANRVLHNLATDIWTYISIGYFRQIPVAGATGSSTMPHKVNPIRFENAEANLELSSAILDSLAATLVTSRLQRDLTDSSAQRNIGVGFGHSLLALDNILGGLGQIDLAEDVLANDLDHNWEVLAEAIQTVIRAEVTAGRSSIEDPYALLKELTRGKRLGQAELVEFVGRLDIGDAAKQRLLELTPATYLGLSDDLVDYLP
- a CDS encoding low molecular weight protein-tyrosine-phosphatase, producing the protein MNTLGEADPGTTPFRVCFVCAGNICRSPMAESVFTDLVAAAGLEQLVEVSSAGTGDWHVGEHADHRTVAALRAHGHDATAHRAKQFDPDRFHSYDLVVALDRSHERILRAWASDDADRSKVHLLLSFDNTAGTRDVPDPYYSDEQMFETVLGMIDHACRSLFHQLEPALTQGATP
- a CDS encoding phage holin family protein — encoded protein: MGRFLLNLLANAFAIWVTTLLVSGVHMTPYAPGGTLEIVLTYALVALIFAIVNTIIGSVIKVLAFPLYILTLGLIGLLINGLLLLITAGISGWFGFGLSVDGFWWGVLGAIVISIVNWLLGIIIRPKKRD
- a CDS encoding histidinol-phosphate transaminase; amino-acid sequence: MSENPPTTAQPAAQPGRSPVRLRPEIADLPPYRQGKPAAPDAFKLSSNEVPFPPLDAVLTAITDTAAHAHRYPDGAALALRTALAEANGVTPERIHIGAGSVALLSQFITATAGPGDEVVFAWRSFEAYPGLVTVAGATSVPVPNRADGSHDLDAIAAAVTDRTRVVIVCTPNNPTGTVVGREAFETFLRAIPSDVLVLLDEAYREFVTDDDAVNGIPLLDAHPNLVVLRTFSKAYGLAGLRVGWAIGHELVLDGARNAAIPLSSTAPAQQAAIAGLANADDIRARVAVITERRDALADALREQGWFIPEAQGNFVWFGLGSHAAAANEVFLAHGIVGRAFPGDGVRISIGEAESIEPLLAATAEILAALPADHPTREGVRSR
- a CDS encoding thiamine pyrophosphate-dependent enzyme; its protein translation is MSRSGDDPTVPSVQFIDAAGTFAPNEHAERYQPFVDRLTETDLQQFYRDMANVRAFDIEATNLQRQGQMALWPPSHGQEAAQVGSARAARAQDHIFPSYREHVVAMIRGVDPIDIVRLMRGNTHGGWDPADPSNGNVHLYTLVLAAQTLHATGYAMGMTFDKVVGTGDPERDAAVLVYFGDGSSSEGDANEAYIYAASYQTPQVFFLQNNQWAISVPVSRQAREPLYQRAAGFGLDSVRIDGNDVLASYAAAAKHLDDARAGRGPSLIEAMTYRIGAHTTSDDPTKYRTDDELQSWIARDPIIRFKTYLRGLGASDAFFAEVDEEAAALAEDTRVRTLALEAPGRGLIFDGVYSEPHPLMAEQQAWLERYEASLEGGNA
- a CDS encoding alpha-ketoacid dehydrogenase subunit beta — its product is MTITTMPMAKALNAGLRKAMTENDKVLLMGEDIGPLGGVFRVTEGLHAEFGGDRVLDTPLAESGIVGTAIGLAMRGYRPVCEIQFDGFVFPAFNQITTQLAKLTNRHEGKLQMPVVIRIPYGGHIGAVEHHQESPEAYFAHTAGLRVVSPSTPNDAYWMIQEAIASNDPVVFLEPKSRYWPKGEVDLDGSAAPLHGSRVVRTGTEVTLAGHGAIVSVMLQAAELAAAEGTSVEVVDMRSLSPVDYDPLVESVRRTGRLVYVQEAPGFTSVGSEVAATVTERAFYSLEAPVLRVSGFDTPFPPAKLEGVYLPDADRILEAVDRSLAY